Proteins encoded within one genomic window of Bombina bombina isolate aBomBom1 chromosome 1, aBomBom1.pri, whole genome shotgun sequence:
- the STON2 gene encoding stonin-2 isoform X3 produces MDAVNWHVNGHTDTVTRSRFPSWVTFEDEVCIPSPIDSPRKLPESPISPLTPDSNHNAAVTLKKRERPKSSLVDFSRGQRLNFSSLHRQLSLNTTPTKAPNPFLDEALKDVQPSPINPFSSFFEEQEKRSQRSSVSSGPDSCQSESAFILSKELDSDQFEDYRKKALQADVVEQLKQIQIEDPDSLTSPTLKDDPLKLDEPIGPCLDFTKPQPKDGWPVMLRIPEKKNIMSSRHWGPIYVKLTAAGFIQLFYEKGLEKPFREFKLEVNHEISDPKLQNYDENGRIHTVRIDRVTYREKRKYQPMPLVTHSGDREQSVKLGTTDYSDFVSIISSIQNALFKLPATVDLSTVHQNYVEEEITVDVKDEFRAILAKGDNQILHHSVVTHIHVLSFLSGMVDCTLGLNDVFIKGNEVVSRHDIMPTTTTKWVRFHDCEFHGSVDEDVFHRSRMVVFTPLDACRFELMRFRTVFSEKTLPFTLRTVACIRGAEVELQSWLVMSAGFSSNRDTLSQVPCENVTIRHPVPAEWVNYFRRDSVLGERSLKAKVNKEASFGSPSLSGSEPAMRVTLGTAKYEQAFNAIVWRITRLPDKNSSSGQPHCFFCHLELGSDREVPQIFSRYTEVEFDMPATSASKAAVRSISVEEKTDIKKWVNYSAHYYYKVEIEQKQTLNPDMEGGDTVLDNPCECSAQ; encoded by the exons ATGGATGCAGTCAACTGGCATGTCAATGGTCACACCGATACTGTCACTAGGTCTCGGTTTCCAAGTTGGGTCACCTTTGAAGATGAAGTTTGTATACCTTCTCCAATAGATTCCCCCCGAAAGCTACCAGAGAGCCCAATATCACCTTTGACACCCGATTCTAACCACAATGCAGCAGTGACCTTAAAAAAAAGAGAGCGGCCCAAGAGTTCATTGGTTGATTTCTCCAGAGGTCAGAGACTTAACTTCTCATCATTACACAGACAGCTGTCATTAAACACCACCCCCACAAAAGCTCCCAATCCGTTCCTGGATGAGGCTTTGAAGGATGTTCAACCATCTCCAATCaacccattcagctcttttttcgaAGAACAGGAGAAACGCTCTCAGCGTTCCTCTGTGTCAAGTGGCCCAGACTCATGCCAAAGTGAATCCGCCTTTATACTTTCCAAAGAACTTGATAGCGATCAGTTTGAGGattatagaaaaaaggctttacaagCTGATGTAGTAGAACAGCTCAAGCAGATTCAGATTGAAGATCCAGATTCCCTTACTAGTCCCACTTTGAAAGATGACCCATTAAAACTTGATGAACCCATTGGGCCTTGTTTAGATTTTACAAAGCCTCAACCAAAGGATGGTTGGCCAGTTATGTTAAGGATTCCAGAGAAGAAAAACATCATGTCTTCTAGACACTGGGGTCCTATCTATGTTAAGTTGACAGCGGCTGGATTCATACAACTTTTCTATGAAAAGGGTCTGGAAAAGCCCTTCAGGGAATTTAAACTAGAAGTCAATCATGAGATATCAGATCCTAAACTCCAGAATTATGATGAGAATGGTAGAATACACACTGTTCGAATTGATCGGGTAACATATAGGGAAAAAAGGAAATATCAGCCAATGCCTTTGGTAACTCACTCTGGAGACAGGGAACAATCGGTCAAACTTGGGACAACTGACTATTCAGATTTTGTTAGCATTATTTCTTCTATACAAAATGCTTTATTTAAACTTCCAGCCACCGTAGATCTCAGCACTGTGCACCAAAATTATGTAGAGGAAGAGATTACCGTGGATGTTAAAGATGAATTCCGTGCAATTTTAGCTAAAGGGGACAATCAGATCCTTCATCACTCTGtggtcacacacatacatgttctTAGCTTCCTCTCAGGTATGGTTGACTGCACGCTTGGACTTAATGATGTTTTCATTAAAGGGAATGAAGTTGTTTCCAGACATGACATCATGCCAACTACTACCACCAAGTGGGTGAGATTTCACGACTGTGAGTTCCATGGTTCAGTAGATGAAGATGTGTTCCACAGATCTAGAATGGTAGTATTTACTCCACTGGATGCTTGCAGGTTTGAGTTGATGAGATTTAGGACAGTGTTTTCTGAAAAAACATTGCCGTTCACTCTAAGGACAGTGGCTTGTATCCGTGGAGCTGAAGTTGAACTGCAGAGTTGGTTGGTGATGTCTGCTGGCTTCTCCTCAAATAGGGACACTCTATCCCAGGTGCCTTGTGAAAATGTCACCATACGACATCCAGTACCTGCTGAGTGGGTGAATTATTTCCGCAGGGACAGTGTGCTTGGGGAGAGGTCTCTAAAAGCCAAAGTAAACAAGGAAGCCAGCTTTGGTTCTCCCAGCCTTTCAGGGTCAGAACCAGCTATGAGAGTCACGTTGGGAACTGCAAAATATGAGCAAGCTTTCAACGCTATTGTATGGAGGATCACCAGGTTGCCTGATAAGAATTCAA GTTCTGGCCAACCTCACTGCTTCTTCTGCCATCTGGAGTTGGGCTCAGACCGGGAGGTTCCTCAGATATTTTCTCGCTACACAGAAGTAGAATTTGATATGCCGGCCACCTCTGCCTCCAAAGCCGCTGTACGCTCCATATCTGTGGAGGAGAAAACTGATATCAAGAAGTGGGTCAACTACTCTGCACATTACTACTACAAG GTGGAAATAgaacagaaacaaacactaaatccaGATATGGAGGGGGGAGATACAGTCCTGGACAATCCTTGTGAATGTTCTGCCCAGTAG
- the STON2 gene encoding stonin-2 isoform X2, giving the protein MKLISDNSSSFQEDEEIDMDAVNWHVNGHTDTVTRSRFPSWVTFEDEVCIPSPIDSPRKLPESPISPLTPDSNHNAAVTLKKRERPKSSLVDFSRGQRLNFSSLHRQLSLNTTPTKAPNPFLDEALKDVQPSPINPFSSFFEEQEKRSQRSSVSSGPDSCQSESAFILSKELDSDQFEDYRKKALQADVVEQLKQIQIEDPDSLTSPTLKDDPLKLDEPIGPCLDFTKPQPKDGWPVMLRIPEKKNIMSSRHWGPIYVKLTAAGFIQLFYEKGLEKPFREFKLEVNHEISDPKLQNYDENGRIHTVRIDRVTYREKRKYQPMPLVTHSGDREQSVKLGTTDYSDFVSIISSIQNALFKLPATVDLSTVHQNYVEEEITVDVKDEFRAILAKGDNQILHHSVVTHIHVLSFLSGMVDCTLGLNDVFIKGNEVVSRHDIMPTTTTKWVRFHDCEFHGSVDEDVFHRSRMVVFTPLDACRFELMRFRTVFSEKTLPFTLRTVACIRGAEVELQSWLVMSAGFSSNRDTLSQVPCENVTIRHPVPAEWVNYFRRDSVLGERSLKAKVNKEASFGSPSLSGSEPAMRVTLGTAKYEQAFNAIVWRITRLPDKNSSSGQPHCFFCHLELGSDREVPQIFSRYTEVEFDMPATSASKAAVRSISVEEKTDIKKWVNYSAHYYYKVEIEQKQTLNPDMEGGDTVLDNPCECSAQ; this is encoded by the exons ACAATTCCTCATCTTTCCAAGAAGATGAAGAGATAGACATGGATGCAGTCAACTGGCATGTCAATGGTCACACCGATACTGTCACTAGGTCTCGGTTTCCAAGTTGGGTCACCTTTGAAGATGAAGTTTGTATACCTTCTCCAATAGATTCCCCCCGAAAGCTACCAGAGAGCCCAATATCACCTTTGACACCCGATTCTAACCACAATGCAGCAGTGACCTTAAAAAAAAGAGAGCGGCCCAAGAGTTCATTGGTTGATTTCTCCAGAGGTCAGAGACTTAACTTCTCATCATTACACAGACAGCTGTCATTAAACACCACCCCCACAAAAGCTCCCAATCCGTTCCTGGATGAGGCTTTGAAGGATGTTCAACCATCTCCAATCaacccattcagctcttttttcgaAGAACAGGAGAAACGCTCTCAGCGTTCCTCTGTGTCAAGTGGCCCAGACTCATGCCAAAGTGAATCCGCCTTTATACTTTCCAAAGAACTTGATAGCGATCAGTTTGAGGattatagaaaaaaggctttacaagCTGATGTAGTAGAACAGCTCAAGCAGATTCAGATTGAAGATCCAGATTCCCTTACTAGTCCCACTTTGAAAGATGACCCATTAAAACTTGATGAACCCATTGGGCCTTGTTTAGATTTTACAAAGCCTCAACCAAAGGATGGTTGGCCAGTTATGTTAAGGATTCCAGAGAAGAAAAACATCATGTCTTCTAGACACTGGGGTCCTATCTATGTTAAGTTGACAGCGGCTGGATTCATACAACTTTTCTATGAAAAGGGTCTGGAAAAGCCCTTCAGGGAATTTAAACTAGAAGTCAATCATGAGATATCAGATCCTAAACTCCAGAATTATGATGAGAATGGTAGAATACACACTGTTCGAATTGATCGGGTAACATATAGGGAAAAAAGGAAATATCAGCCAATGCCTTTGGTAACTCACTCTGGAGACAGGGAACAATCGGTCAAACTTGGGACAACTGACTATTCAGATTTTGTTAGCATTATTTCTTCTATACAAAATGCTTTATTTAAACTTCCAGCCACCGTAGATCTCAGCACTGTGCACCAAAATTATGTAGAGGAAGAGATTACCGTGGATGTTAAAGATGAATTCCGTGCAATTTTAGCTAAAGGGGACAATCAGATCCTTCATCACTCTGtggtcacacacatacatgttctTAGCTTCCTCTCAGGTATGGTTGACTGCACGCTTGGACTTAATGATGTTTTCATTAAAGGGAATGAAGTTGTTTCCAGACATGACATCATGCCAACTACTACCACCAAGTGGGTGAGATTTCACGACTGTGAGTTCCATGGTTCAGTAGATGAAGATGTGTTCCACAGATCTAGAATGGTAGTATTTACTCCACTGGATGCTTGCAGGTTTGAGTTGATGAGATTTAGGACAGTGTTTTCTGAAAAAACATTGCCGTTCACTCTAAGGACAGTGGCTTGTATCCGTGGAGCTGAAGTTGAACTGCAGAGTTGGTTGGTGATGTCTGCTGGCTTCTCCTCAAATAGGGACACTCTATCCCAGGTGCCTTGTGAAAATGTCACCATACGACATCCAGTACCTGCTGAGTGGGTGAATTATTTCCGCAGGGACAGTGTGCTTGGGGAGAGGTCTCTAAAAGCCAAAGTAAACAAGGAAGCCAGCTTTGGTTCTCCCAGCCTTTCAGGGTCAGAACCAGCTATGAGAGTCACGTTGGGAACTGCAAAATATGAGCAAGCTTTCAACGCTATTGTATGGAGGATCACCAGGTTGCCTGATAAGAATTCAA GTTCTGGCCAACCTCACTGCTTCTTCTGCCATCTGGAGTTGGGCTCAGACCGGGAGGTTCCTCAGATATTTTCTCGCTACACAGAAGTAGAATTTGATATGCCGGCCACCTCTGCCTCCAAAGCCGCTGTACGCTCCATATCTGTGGAGGAGAAAACTGATATCAAGAAGTGGGTCAACTACTCTGCACATTACTACTACAAG GTGGAAATAgaacagaaacaaacactaaatccaGATATGGAGGGGGGAGATACAGTCCTGGACAATCCTTGTGAATGTTCTGCCCAGTAG